The following DNA comes from bacterium.
AACTCGAAGAGTTATACACAGAACGGCAGTATCCACAAGGTGAAGAGAAGTAGCATAAACAATTTAGGAGATGACTGATAATTTACAGTCCTTAGGAGAGATTGATAGTATGAATTTGCATAAAACTTCTTGCATTACCTTCCGATACTGTTAATTACAAATTCATTAGAATAGGCGGGTTGCTTTATGGTAATAAAAATTAAAACTAAGAAAAGGAAAAATAAAAAAAACTTAGCCATCTCTTCTCTTTAATTCTACATTTAACGATCTAAATCACCCGCCTGGGGAGCCGCCAAGTGGCGAGACAGGTCGGGTGGATTGATTTGTTATGAGTTCATTTTTCATTTATTTATTCAAATTTTCCTAACGGCTCTCCCAGTAACCTCGCAACTTCTTCATTAGTATTTAGAAAGACATTATAGACATTTACATCCAATTTATTGTCTTTCTTGTGTGCAAATACGATATATTTTTTATCTTTCTCGAAATAAAAACCGCGTCCCGTGAATTTATTAAACACCGTGTGCAATACCACTCTATTACTGTTTATCCCTTTCCAGTAGTAGCAAACATCAAATACTACCTCAATTCTTGGTTCTTTTTTCCCCGAGATTTTATCCCACAAATTGAAATTAATTTTTATAACTTCCCCTTTAAATATTACATCAGCATCTTCATATTGTTTTTCAATCGAAGGGCCAAGACCAGACCATGCATAAAGAGAATTTACATATAGCAATGTAAATATAAAACATATTAAAAATATATACGTATAAGATTTTCCATTTCTTATTTTACTCATAACAATCAATACACGGAATACATCTATTCCCTCGTTATAAAACTGTTTTAATTATACCCAATTTATTATGCTTTAACAAGACAATGCAGACTATTACCCTCTTGGATGAAACTTTTGGTGAACTTCTCTGAGACGGGCTCTGTCTATGTGAGTATAAATTTGTGTGGTGGAAATATCCACATGACCAAGCATTTCCTGAACAGACCTTAGATCCGCGCCATGGGAGAGAAGATGCGTAGCAAAACAGTGCCTTAATGTGTGAACTGTTATCTCTTTATTCATGCCCATTAATACGGAGTACCTTTTTATTATTTTCCATATACCCTGTCGTGTATATCTCTTGCCAAGCCGGGTTATAAAAAGCATATTACTGTTCCCTCTGGCAACATATTTGCTCCTTACTACATCTATGTATTTTTTTACAGCTTTTTGAGCTTTTCTGCCAACAGGTATAATGCGCTCCTTTGAGCCCTTGCCAATACACTTCAGATAACCCTCATGCAAATCTATATTATCAATAGGAAGATTGATAAGCTCTGATACTCTCATACCTGTAGCATAGAGGAGCTCAAGTATTGCTTTATCTTTTATTCCCTGTTCTTTATTATCTGGTAAAGTCAACAATTTCTCTACTTCATCCTGAGAAAGCACTTCTGGTAAAGACAAACCTGTTTTTGGAGAATCTAAATTTAGAGTAGGATCGTCGTTTATTACATCTTCATTAACCAGAAACTTATAAAACATTCTTACGGCAACTAGATTTCTTGAAATGGAACGTATGGCAAGCTTGCTTTTTCTAAGATAAATAAGATAGGCTATTATATCTCTGGGACCTACACCTTCTATGCTGACACTAGATTCTCTATCCAAAAAACCCAAGAATTTAGTTAAATCTCTTTTATAAGCCTCTAATGTGTTGAGAGCGAGCCCTCGTTCTACTGAAAGATAATCTATAAACTGGTCAAGTAATTGATTCATACAAGAAAAGGATTGCTTTCTCTTTCTTTTCCAATTGTAGAATCCGGGCCATGTCCGGGATATATAACAACATCCGAATCCAAAACCATGAGTTTTTCTTTAATGCCTTTTATTAAATCTATGCCAGAACCCGAAGGGAAATCCGTTCTACCTACTGAGCCACAAAAAAGCGCATCGCCTGTAAATACTGTTTTTCCTTTTCTAATAAAAATAGAAATACCTCCTGGAGTATGTCCCGGAGTAAACAATATCTCCAGTTCGAGGTCTCCGACTTCTATTATTTCTCCTCCGTTAAGCACAAGATCTGCTGAAGGAGATACATAGTTCATAGCAAAATCTGCTGAGAGATTTTTAGAAGCATCTATAAGCATATCTTTATCATTTGCATGAATTAATATTTTTAAATCTTCAAATTCTTGCTTTATATTCTCATTAGCACCTATATGATCTCCGTGGCCATGTGTATTAATAATATATTCCGGATTCAGATGCTCCTTCTTAACCTCTTCTATAATTCTGGAGCTTTCTGCTCCCGGATCAACTATAAAAGCCTTTTTTGTCCGCTCACATCCAATTATATAGCAATTAGTTTCAAGGAATCCGACTACTAACTTCTTAATTATCATCATTATCCTTAACCATTTTCAAAAATTCTTCTTCTGTTAGTATAGTAATTCCTAATTTCTTAGCTTTATTATATTTAGAGCCAGGGGAAGTACCTGCAAGTAAAAAACTTGTTTTTTTACCAACACTTTCGCTTATACTTCCTCCAAGCCTATTTATTATTTCGGAAGCCTGATGTCTCTTATACTTAGTTAGTGTCCCTGTTAGGACGAAATTTTTACCTGCAAAATTTTTGCCTGCAAAAACTTTACTTGAGAGAGATTCTGCTTCTAAAATCTCTGATTTTTCTTCTTCCATTTTTATACCGGCATTCTTTAGCTTCCCTAACACCTCTATTGTGTCTGGCCTTCTAAAAAAGCATGAAATGCTGCTTGCCATTATCTCACCTATTTCCCCTATTGCTTCAAGCTCCTCTTTTTTCGCTGTTCTTAATTGCTCAATAGAAGAAAAAAATTTTGCCAAAATCTCTGCAGATAAAATTCCCACATGTGGGATTCCAAGCGCAAAAATCAATCTTGATAGAGACCTGTTTTTGCTTTCTTTGATATTTCTTATTATTTTATTTGCCAGAATATCTCCCATTCGTTCTAATTTAATAAGATTGTCAAACTCTAAAAAATATAAATCCGCATAATCCTTAACGACTTCTTTCTCTACAAGCTGAGTTATAATTGCAGGACCCATGTTTTCTATATCCATTGCACGTCTTGAAGCAAAATGCTGTATTCTTCTCTCAAGTTGAGCAGGGCACCTCAGATTCTCACATCTGTACGCAACTTCTCCTTTTGCTTTCTTTACATCACTGCCGCATACAGGACACTTATCCGGCATTATAAACTCTCTTTCTTTCCCTGTGCGGACCTCTTTTATAACGCTTACTATCTTGGGAATAACATCTCCCCCCTTTTCAATCACAACTCTATCCAAAATTCTAATATCCTTGCGGATTATTTCGTCCTGATTATGCAATGTAGCCCGACTTACCGTTGTGCCTGCCAAAGCAACTGGTTTAAGCACAGCAACAGGTGTTAATATTCCTGTTCTTCCTACCTGTACAACAATATCCTCAAGAATCGTAGTTGCCTGTTTTGCGGGAAATTTGTATGCTATCAGCCAGCGTGGGCTTTTACCTGTAGCACCAAGCTTGTGCCTTTGGGTTATTGAGTTTACTTTTATTACCATGCCATCTGTTTCATATCCTAACTCCTCACGCTTTAATTGCCAGGTATTGCAATATTCAATAACTTCACTAATAGTCTTGCAATACTGAATGTGAGGATTTGTGCGAAACCCATATTTGGCCAGTAACTTCAAAGTACTCACATGGCTGCTACAACTAGTTCCCTCCATATATCCAATTTCATAGACAAAAATATTGAGATGCCTTTGCGCAACCATCTTCGGATCAAGAAGTTTCAGTGAACCTGCAGCTGCATTTCTTGGATTTGCGAATAAGGCTTCGCCTTTCTCTTCTTTCTCTTTATTTATCTGTCTAAAAACATCTTTGGGCATATACACCTCACCCCGAACCTCAAGAACAGAAAATACTGAGTCTAACATTTGCAGCCTCAGAGGAATTGTCTTTATTGTTCTTAAATTCTTGGTTATATCATCTCCATGTATGCCATCTCCACGACTTGTTCCAACCGCAAAAATTCCATTTTCATAGACCAAGTTTACTGCCACTCCATCAATCTTTAATTCAACAACATAATCAATATTCTCTCCTGCAAGATTTCTCTTCATGCGCGCATCAAATTCTTTTATTTCATCCTCAGAATACGTATTTGCTATACTCAGCATTGGTGTGCGATGAGTAACAGTCCTGAATTCCTTTAGAGGAGAGCCTCCTACGCGCTGTGACGGGGAATCAGGAGTAATTAAATCAGGGGATTCATGCTCCAGGCGTATCAGCTCTTCCAGTAAGAGATCATATTCACGATCAGATATCTCAGGCTGTGCATCTATGTAATACTTGCGATTATGGTGCTCAATTTGTTCTTTTAGCTTCTTTATACTTAGATATGTCTGCTTTTTACTCACCTGTTTCCAGTCTATAAGCCGATGCTCGAGGCAGGTCTGCTTCTCTTATTTTATTCTGAGCTGCTTTAATATCATAAGAAACTCTCTTTATCTCAATCTTCTTTTCCTCTGTATCATAAATAGCATAACACGCGTCAGGATTTTTGTCTCTGGGCTGTCCTACACTTCCGACATTTATTAAATATTTGGTGTTTTCTTCAATACTAATACTCATGTCAAAGGAATATTCAGGACGCTCTGTTTCTTTAAAAACTATCGGGACATGGGAATGGCTGAAAAAACACACAGGTTTTGTAAGTTCTTTAAAGTTGCGATGAGCATCAAGAGTTGTTCTTACATATTTCCACTGGTCAGGCTCAAGTATCGTTGCATGAACAATAACAAATTCAGGAAACTCTTTCTCTAATTCAAGCTGCTCTAAATATTCCTTATTATTACCAGTCAGTGTGTCAGCAGTCCATATTACAGACTCTTTTGCTATCGGATTGAAGTATTCTATATCCTGCTTGCCGATAACTGCCCAATCATGGTTTCCTGCAACACATTCGAAATCATTATCTTTGATAAGTTCAACGCATTCATTCGGATTTGCTCCATAGCCAACTATATCACCTAAACATATATTTTTCTCAACCCGCTCCTCTTTAAATTTTTCCAGAACAGCATTCAACGCTTCCAGGTTAGCATGTATATCTGATAGTAGACCGTACTTCATGCAATATCATTCCCCAGACTTTTTCTCAGTTCATCTATAGACACTGTGGCTGTTCCAAGCTTCCCAACAACAATACCCGCAGCATGGTTTGCAATATATGCAGATTCATACATTGATGCTTTATTTCCAAGACACAATGCAAGCACTCCAACAACTGTATCTCCTGCTCCGGTTACATCAAAAACCTCTTTTGCAACAGTTGGAATATTGGCTACTTTGCCGTCTCTTTCAAAAAGGGACATTCCCTTCTCTCCGCGAGTGATTAATATTGAATTTGCCTGTAATAACTTTAATAAACTCTTCCCTACCCGCACTAAACTTTGTTCATCCTTTATCTCTGTTTTAAGACTCTCTCCCGCTTCATGATTATTTGGTGTTATCATAGTTACGTTCTTGTAATATGTAAGATGTCTTGGTATAGGGTCAACAATAATTGGATAATTAAATTCTCTGTTCAACTTTATAATTTGTTTAACTAGATACCGTGTTACAATGCCCTTCCCGTAATCAGATATGACAATGGCAGAAATTTCACGCATATTGGATTTGATATATGCAAGTATTCTTTTTGCTTCTGTAGACTTAATCTGGCTGACAAATTCCTTATCTGTCCTGACAACTTGCTGATGTTGAGCAATGATTCTTGTCTTCACTATAGTTGGTCTTTTCTTGCTTAGAATAATTCCATCCTCATTCATGCCCTGTTTCTTTACCAACTGCAGAAATTCTTCTCCTGCAATATCGTCTCCAATAATTCCTGTAATTAATGCCTTTGCACCAAGTGCACATATATTATTTGCAACATTAGATGCGCCACCCATCATAACGGATTCAGAACTGATTTTAACAACAGGTACAGGTGCTTCAGGCGAGATGCGCTCCACAGTGCCCCAGACAAATCTATCAAGCATCAGGTCGCCTACAACAAGCACTTTTGTGCTCTTAAACCCTGCTATCACGTGTCTCAACTGGTTTTTATCTATACCTTTCATACCTCGAATCCTCTCTCTAATGCCTTAACATTTATTGGGATAAGATTATGTCTCCTAGGAGGAAGGATTTTTTCTAAAGCTGCCTTCAGAAAATCCAGTTTTACCTCACCAGTTTCCCTGGCAAATGCTCCTAAAACAATCATATTTGCTACTTTCAAATTTCCAAGCTCAATTGCTATATCATTTGCAGAAATTTCTACAACTCTCGTTTTAGTCCTTATATCCTTATTTATTTTTACCAGACTACTGTTCGCAATTATGAGTCCATCATTCAAAACAAGTTTGGAAAATTTATCCAATGATGCCTGGTTCATTACAATAAGCGTATCTGGATTTGATATAAACGGAGAAGCTATTTCTCTTTCCGATATAATAACTGAGCAATTTGCAGTTCCTCCACGCATTTCCGGTCCATATGAAGGAAGAGAAGTAACGTGTTTACCCTCTTTCATGCCGGCATATGCCAGCATCTTACCCATTGACACTATTCCCTGCCCGCCAAAACCAGCTACAAGAATCCGCTGCATTACTATTCTCCGCTTTTATCCTTAATCACCCCAAGAGGATAGGTCTTTATCAATGTATTATCAATCCACTCCGCCGCTTTCTGTGGAGTCATGCCAAGATTAACAGGACACTGAGACAGAACCTCAACCATTGAAAATCCCATGTCTTCCAGCTGTACCTGAAAAGCTTTTTTGATGGCTTTTTTAGCTTTAATAATATTTGCCGGTTTATTCACTGCCACTCTTTCTATATAAATAGATCCATCCGTAATAGCCAGCATTTCTGAGATTTTTATTGGGTATCCAATTAGCCTGGCATCTCTGCCTAAAGGAGTTGTTGTTGTCTTTTGACTAAGTAATGTTGTGGGAGCCATTTGTCCGCCTGTCATTCCATATACGGTATTATTTACAAATATTGTGGTTATTCTTTCCCCGCGATTTGCTGCATGAATTATCTCTCCTGTGCCTATAGCAGCAAGATCTCCATCTCCTTGATATGTAAATACAACTTTATCAGGATGAACCCGCTTTATTCCTGTTGCAACAGCAGGTGTTCTTCCATGAGGAGCTTCAGTCATATCTATATTAAAATAATGATACATAATAACTGCGCATCCAACAGGAGGAACTCCAATAGTTCTATCCTGAATGCCAAGTTCATCTATTACCTCACCTATTAATCTATGGACAATCCCATGCCCGCAACCGGGGCAATAATGAAATGGTTTGTCTGTCATAGATTTAGGTCTGCCAAATATCTTCTTCATCTATATTCTCTTTTTTTTGTGCCTTTTTGCCCTTTTGCCTCTAATTCTTTAATTCTATTTACTATCTCTTCTGACGTAGGAACTCCTCCCCCCATTCTTCCATAAAAATGCACAGGGCATCTCCCCAAAACCGCAAGTTTTACATCCTCAACCATCTGTCCTGCGCTCATCTCTACAGTAAGAATATACCTGACATGATTACTTATCTTTCTTATTATTGCTGATGGATAAGGCCATAATGTTATAGGTCGAATCAACCCGGCTTTTATTCCCTCTTTTCTCAAAAGAAACACAGATTCTTTACAAATTCGCGCACACATACCATAAGCTACCAGTATTATATCTGCGCCATCTGTCAACACTGTTTCGTATTCTACAAGCTCTTTCTCTATTCTTTTATACTTGTTCTGAATTTTCTTATTATGCGCTTCCAGTTCTCCAACTTTCAGCATCAGAGTCCTAATTACATTTGCACTGCGGTCTTTTGCGCCGGTAAGCGCCCATGTTTTTGGAGGAAGTTTCAACTCTTTTATCTTTCTTATTTCCAATGGCTCCATCATTTGCCCGAGGAACCCATCTCCAAGTATCATCACAGGATTTCGGTATTTGTCTGCCAGGTAAAAAGCTCTGGCTGTCCAGTCATAAAGCTCCTGAACAGAGGCTGGCCCGATTGTAATAAGTCTATAATCTCCATGACCTCCACCTTTTACTGCCTGAAAGTAATCTGCCTGAGAAGGAGTTATATCTCCCAAACCTGGACCAGCACGCATTACATTAACAATTACACATGGAAGCTCCGCGCCTGCAATATAAGAGATTCCTTCCTGTTTAAGACTTATTCCAGGACTGGATGAAGATGTCATAGCTCTTGCACCGGCCGCTGACGCGCCAAAGACCATGTTAATGGCAGCAAGTTCACTTTCTGACTGGATGAAGACTCCTCCCAGTTCACCAAGCCTTTCTGCCATATATGCGGTAAGTTCATTCTGGGGAGTTATAGGATAGCCAAAATAATGTCTGCATCCCGCCTGAATCGCACCCTCTCCAACAGCGCCATTCCCACACATCAAGACTTTCTCTGCCATTTAAATCCTCTATATCAACTTAAACAAGAATACCCCTTTTTTGGAATATAGGCAAGTAGTAAATCCAGCTATGAATTCATTGAACCTCTCCTCTGCACCGTATTTCCAGTTGAATGAACGATATGTATTGGAGACTCTTTTGACCTCAGAGGCGTTATATAATATGTGTGTAATATTCGTGTCCCTCAATTTAGCATAAATAATGCTGGCATTCTCAGATGCGTTAGATATCTCCACAATATCGTTAACATCAAGAGGGCTGCTTCCAACATAATCCCTATCGCAGTAGAAACTCTGATTCTCTCCTACGAATAGGATTTTACTATCTTCTGGTAACTTTTCATTAATAAATTTGAACGCACCATACTGGTAAAGATTTTTTGATAGGAATTCTTCCTTTGTTACTTTCCCATACGCTGCATCAAAAAAGTTAAAACCAACAGTCGCTGCAAATTTAAATGTGTTCCAGCATAAAAATCCAATAACAAGAATGTGTAACACTATTGAAATTATCTTGCTCTTTTTAAAATTCACCAGAGCATATGCTGTCAATATACTTGCAACGGCTAAACAAGGAAGCAAGAATCTAATTATTCGATGCGTAAAGAATATCCAGAGTATAAAAACCAGTATTGTGTATGATATAAGTATTTTTATATTCCTATTAAGCCTAGTAAAAAACAATACAGGCAATATTAATAAAATTCCGCTCCCTTGGTTATTCAGAGGCACTTTCCATAATAGAGAGACAATATGCAATACATTCATATCCTTTGATACGTGAAATCTGGCAAACCTTTGTGCAAGTTCTCTGTTCCAGTCAATGCCGCCAAAGATGTTATAAAACAACGGATATACTGGGTTATGAGTATATATAAGATTCTTTATAAGCCATGGTAAAAAAGCGAGAGACGCAAAGAATATAAACAAGAGCACACTTCTACATGTATTCTTGAGAACTTTCTCTTTTTTTAGAACTATAAAGGCCACAATAAAAATAAGTGAAGTAGGAATAAAATATAATGCACCTGTGTATTTAGTGCTGATTGCAAATCCACAAAATATACCGGCAAGTATTAACCATGTTACCTCATTCTTAGAAAACCAATTAATAATACAAAAAAGCATTAGTAGACCGTAAAACACTAATCCAAGATCATTAAAGGCGTAGGTTGATGATAAACATACCGCAGGCATATTATAAAATATTGCAGCTGCCAAAAGGCCTACATTCCTACCGAAGTATTTTCTTCCAATGACAAAGATTGTTAAAGCACATAAGATACCTATGGAAAAATGTATTAGTTTTGCCAATATTTCATCCTTTATTACCAGGGCAAGGGTATAGAACATCTCTACTCCGAAAGGAAGGTTTGAATACATATTGTGAGGGATAAAGAATATCCTGCCGGCTCTCACATAGAGTTTTGGAAATGCAAGATGGTATGAAAGGGTATCATAGTTCAAAGGAGGTGCCAATGCGCCTGTAAAGGCAAGAAATATTGTTAGTCCTATTGATATTATCAAAAACTTGTTAAATGCGGAGATATATGGAAGTTGAGATATTATCTCTTTTGAAAATCTTTCAGAAAAGCTAGACTTGAATATTCTAAAAAAGTATTTGATCTCCCTGATTGAAATTATGCATAGCATTAATAATACTGAGTACAGACAAAATCTATTTAACCCCTTAGCAAAACCAATAAGCAGCACTAGAATAGATAGTATTCCCAATCCCAGTCCAAATGATAGGGACATTTCCTCAAGAAGGGACTTCGCCCTCAATTTAGAAAG
Coding sequences within:
- the xerD gene encoding site-specific tyrosine recombinase XerD, which encodes MNQLLDQFIDYLSVERGLALNTLEAYKRDLTKFLGFLDRESSVSIEGVGPRDIIAYLIYLRKSKLAIRSISRNLVAVRMFYKFLVNEDVINDDPTLNLDSPKTGLSLPEVLSQDEVEKLLTLPDNKEQGIKDKAILELLYATGMRVSELINLPIDNIDLHEGYLKCIGKGSKERIIPVGRKAQKAVKKYIDVVRSKYVARGNSNMLFITRLGKRYTRQGIWKIIKRYSVLMGMNKEITVHTLRHCFATHLLSHGADLRSVQEMLGHVDISTTQIYTHIDRARLREVHQKFHPRG
- a CDS encoding MBL fold metallo-hydrolase, yielding MIIKKLVVGFLETNCYIIGCERTKKAFIVDPGAESSRIIEEVKKEHLNPEYIINTHGHGDHIGANENIKQEFEDLKILIHANDKDMLIDASKNLSADFAMNYVSPSADLVLNGGEIIEVGDLELEILFTPGHTPGGISIFIRKGKTVFTGDALFCGSVGRTDFPSGSGIDLIKGIKEKLMVLDSDVVIYPGHGPDSTIGKERESNPFLV
- the ligA gene encoding NAD-dependent DNA ligase LigA; this encodes MSKKQTYLSIKKLKEQIEHHNRKYYIDAQPEISDREYDLLLEELIRLEHESPDLITPDSPSQRVGGSPLKEFRTVTHRTPMLSIANTYSEDEIKEFDARMKRNLAGENIDYVVELKIDGVAVNLVYENGIFAVGTSRGDGIHGDDITKNLRTIKTIPLRLQMLDSVFSVLEVRGEVYMPKDVFRQINKEKEEKGEALFANPRNAAAGSLKLLDPKMVAQRHLNIFVYEIGYMEGTSCSSHVSTLKLLAKYGFRTNPHIQYCKTISEVIEYCNTWQLKREELGYETDGMVIKVNSITQRHKLGATGKSPRWLIAYKFPAKQATTILEDIVVQVGRTGILTPVAVLKPVALAGTTVSRATLHNQDEIIRKDIRILDRVVIEKGGDVIPKIVSVIKEVRTGKEREFIMPDKCPVCGSDVKKAKGEVAYRCENLRCPAQLERRIQHFASRRAMDIENMGPAIITQLVEKEVVKDYADLYFLEFDNLIKLERMGDILANKIIRNIKESKNRSLSRLIFALGIPHVGILSAEILAKFFSSIEQLRTAKKEELEAIGEIGEIMASSISCFFRRPDTIEVLGKLKNAGIKMEEEKSEILEAESLSSKVFAGKNFAGKNFVLTGTLTKYKRHQASEIINRLGGSISESVGKKTSFLLAGTSPGSKYNKAKKLGITILTEEEFLKMVKDNDDN
- a CDS encoding metallophosphatase family protein, whose protein sequence is MKYGLLSDIHANLEALNAVLEKFKEERVEKNICLGDIVGYGANPNECVELIKDNDFECVAGNHDWAVIGKQDIEYFNPIAKESVIWTADTLTGNNKEYLEQLELEKEFPEFVIVHATILEPDQWKYVRTTLDAHRNFKELTKPVCFFSHSHVPIVFKETERPEYSFDMSISIEENTKYLINVGSVGQPRDKNPDACYAIYDTEEKKIEIKRVSYDIKAAQNKIREADLPRASAYRLETGE
- the rfaE1 gene encoding D-glycero-beta-D-manno-heptose-7-phosphate kinase; translated protein: MKGIDKNQLRHVIAGFKSTKVLVVGDLMLDRFVWGTVERISPEAPVPVVKISSESVMMGGASNVANNICALGAKALITGIIGDDIAGEEFLQLVKKQGMNEDGIILSKKRPTIVKTRIIAQHQQVVRTDKEFVSQIKSTEAKRILAYIKSNMREISAIVISDYGKGIVTRYLVKQIIKLNREFNYPIIVDPIPRHLTYYKNVTMITPNNHEAGESLKTEIKDEQSLVRVGKSLLKLLQANSILITRGEKGMSLFERDGKVANIPTVAKEVFDVTGAGDTVVGVLALCLGNKASMYESAYIANHAAGIVVGKLGTATVSIDELRKSLGNDIA
- a CDS encoding 2-oxoacid:acceptor oxidoreductase family protein; amino-acid sequence: MQRILVAGFGGQGIVSMGKMLAYAGMKEGKHVTSLPSYGPEMRGGTANCSVIISEREIASPFISNPDTLIVMNQASLDKFSKLVLNDGLIIANSSLVKINKDIRTKTRVVEISANDIAIELGNLKVANMIVLGAFARETGEVKLDFLKAALEKILPPRRHNLIPINVKALERGFEV
- a CDS encoding 2-oxoglutarate oxidoreductase → MKKIFGRPKSMTDKPFHYCPGCGHGIVHRLIGEVIDELGIQDRTIGVPPVGCAVIMYHYFNIDMTEAPHGRTPAVATGIKRVHPDKVVFTYQGDGDLAAIGTGEIIHAANRGERITTIFVNNTVYGMTGGQMAPTTLLSQKTTTTPLGRDARLIGYPIKISEMLAITDGSIYIERVAVNKPANIIKAKKAIKKAFQVQLEDMGFSMVEVLSQCPVNLGMTPQKAAEWIDNTLIKTYPLGVIKDKSGE
- a CDS encoding 3-methyl-2-oxobutanoate dehydrogenase subunit VorB; translated protein: MAEKVLMCGNGAVGEGAIQAGCRHYFGYPITPQNELTAYMAERLGELGGVFIQSESELAAINMVFGASAAGARAMTSSSSPGISLKQEGISYIAGAELPCVIVNVMRAGPGLGDITPSQADYFQAVKGGGHGDYRLITIGPASVQELYDWTARAFYLADKYRNPVMILGDGFLGQMMEPLEIRKIKELKLPPKTWALTGAKDRSANVIRTLMLKVGELEAHNKKIQNKYKRIEKELVEYETVLTDGADIILVAYGMCARICKESVFLLRKEGIKAGLIRPITLWPYPSAIIRKISNHVRYILTVEMSAGQMVEDVKLAVLGRCPVHFYGRMGGGVPTSEEIVNRIKELEAKGQKGTKKREYR
- a CDS encoding phospholipid carrier-dependent glycosyltransferase codes for the protein MSLSFGLGLGILSILVLLIGFAKGLNRFCLYSVLLMLCIISIREIKYFFRIFKSSFSERFSKEIISQLPYISAFNKFLIISIGLTIFLAFTGALAPPLNYDTLSYHLAFPKLYVRAGRIFFIPHNMYSNLPFGVEMFYTLALVIKDEILAKLIHFSIGILCALTIFVIGRKYFGRNVGLLAAAIFYNMPAVCLSSTYAFNDLGLVFYGLLMLFCIINWFSKNEVTWLILAGIFCGFAISTKYTGALYFIPTSLIFIVAFIVLKKEKVLKNTCRSVLLFIFFASLAFLPWLIKNLIYTHNPVYPLFYNIFGGIDWNRELAQRFARFHVSKDMNVLHIVSLLWKVPLNNQGSGILLILPVLFFTRLNRNIKILISYTILVFILWIFFTHRIIRFLLPCLAVASILTAYALVNFKKSKIISIVLHILVIGFLCWNTFKFAATVGFNFFDAAYGKVTKEEFLSKNLYQYGAFKFINEKLPEDSKILFVGENQSFYCDRDYVGSSPLDVNDIVEISNASENASIIYAKLRDTNITHILYNASEVKRVSNTYRSFNWKYGAEERFNEFIAGFTTCLYSKKGVFLFKLI